The DNA sequence CAGGCCGCGCCTATCGCGACTGGAAGGGACTGTTCGGGGCGGGAACGCTGATCCCTCCTCAGGTGGTCGCCCGGGCGTCGGGTGTGCCGGACGTCGTCGGGCCCATCAGCCGAGGCGACCGCCGCGTCCTGGGACAGATGGCCCGGATCTGGAACACGGGTCTGTCGATGACACCCGGCGAGTTCGAACCCGCAGACTTCCCTGCACTGGGCCCCTATCGGGTGCAGGACTACACCCGAGGCGGCGGACTGGTGCTGTCGGCCAACGACCGATGGTGGGGCCAACCCGCCGGTGAACAACAGCTGACCCTGTGGCCGCGGTCCACTGCGATGAGTGACGATTTCGCAGACGGAAAAGGTGACTCGAAGGTCGACGTGCTCGACATCGGGGCCGGAACCTACAGCGCCGTGGACCCGGCGCCGCGCCGACAGTCCAGCACCACCGCGGCACCACCCGCTGGACCGATGCCACCGGCCTCGCTGGGGGTCGAGCGGATCGTCATGGCCGGTCGCGGTGTGTTCGCCACCTCGGCAGCGCGCCGCGCGTTCGCCGCGTGCGTGCCCCGTGACGGTCTCGCCCGTGAGTTCGGCCGCGGGGCACCCATCGCCAACAACCATCTGCTCGGGCCCGGTGACCTGCTCACCGGTGCACTCGACGCCGAGTTCGGTCGCGACTATCTGCGGGCCGACCCCGAGCGTGCCGCACGGGAAGCCCGCGAGTCAGGGGCAGGCGCTCCCATGACCGTCCGCATCGGATATCTCGGACCGGATATGCGCAGGGGTCAGATGGTGGCCGCCATCACGGCCAGCTGCCAGCGTGCCGGCATCACGGTGGTCGACGCCGCCTCCGAGACCATCGGTCCGGCGAGTCTCGGCGCCGACGTGGATGCCTTGGTCACCGCTTCCGGCAACGGATTCGCCGCAACGGGCGCAGCCGATCCCATCCGGGATTCCTACGCCTTCCATCGAAGCGATCCGAGCAACATCGGGAAGTACTCGAACGCGAGGGTCTCGGCGCTGATCGACCAGCTCGCGGTGACAGTTCGGCCCGCGGGTCAGCTCCCTCTCCTTCGCGAGATCGAGTTGTTGCTGTGGCAGGACATGCCGGCTCTCCCGTTGTTCGTCGAGCCGCGAACGCGGCTTTCGGGAGACAATGTGGACAACGTGGTGCCCGGGAACGCTCGCGTCGGTACGGGATGGAACATTGATCGCTGGATGCTGTCGGACACCTGACCCGCGTTCTACAGACCACGCAGGCCCACCGAGGCGCACGACGTCGACCGGTGGTAATCGAACAGATGAGGACTTGAGAAGATGGACAGCCCCACCCAGGCCGGCCGCGAGGCACACACCGCTCGCGAGGCCTCGTCGGCAATCGAGCGGCTCACTCGCAAGGTGGCCGATTTTCCGTCGCCGGGAGTCCAGTTCAAAGATCTGTCACCCGTGCTGGCCGATCCGGCCGGGCTTCGTGCGGTGATCGCCGCACTCGCGGACTGCGACGCCGGTCGGATCGATTTGGTGGCGGGAATCGACGCGCGGGGATTTCTGTTGGGTTCAGGTGTGGCGCTAGAGCTCGGCACCGGGGTGCTGGCGGTCCGCAAGGCCGGCAAGCTGCCCCCGCCGGTGCTGATGCAGGAGTACACCCTCGAGTACGGATCCGCCTGCCTGGAGATCCCGGCCGACGGCCTCGACCTCACGGGGATGCGGGTACTGATCGTCGACGACGTGCTCGCGACCGGAGGAACGGTCATCGCCGCGATCAAGCTGCTGCGCCAAGCCGGGGCGATACCGGTCGCGGTGGCCGTGGTGATGGAACTCGGCGCGCTCGGTGGACGGGCGGCAATCGGCGAGGCGGTCGGTGACATCGGGCTGTCTGCCCTGGCTCCGGGCTGAGGTCTAGGGTTGATGGACATGATCTGACTGGTAATTTTCGATCCTTCACGTCACAGGAGGTGACCGATGGCCGAAGAGACGCCTGGTGCTCTGACGCAGGCCCCGACCGGCGACAGCGTCGCCCCCGAGGCACCGCCGGCTGCGGACGTCGCCCCGGTCAAAGGGTCGAACGGTGCTGTCTCGACATCGGCCTCCCGCCGTGTCAGGGCTCGCCTGGCCCGACGGATGACCGCGACCAAGAGTTCGATCCGGCCGGTGCTCGAGCCCCTTGTCGCCCTTCACCGCGATGGCTACCC is a window from the Williamsia sp. DF01-3 genome containing:
- a CDS encoding ABC transporter substrate-binding protein; protein product: MRTRALLAASLAMVCGTAVVAGCSEDTELSVNYLIDGAVTTYNTETLNGGIGGGQMALARVLPGFSYLGPDGRVIADTDIGTATPQPVDPSRLTVNYQINPRAVYSDGVPLTCDAMTLAWAAHSGRFSGFEPVTTAGYRDIERVECAPGAKTATVTFRPGRAYRDWKGLFGAGTLIPPQVVARASGVPDVVGPISRGDRRVLGQMARIWNTGLSMTPGEFEPADFPALGPYRVQDYTRGGGLVLSANDRWWGQPAGEQQLTLWPRSTAMSDDFADGKGDSKVDVLDIGAGTYSAVDPAPRRQSSTTAAPPAGPMPPASLGVERIVMAGRGVFATSAARRAFAACVPRDGLAREFGRGAPIANNHLLGPGDLLTGALDAEFGRDYLRADPERAAREARESGAGAPMTVRIGYLGPDMRRGQMVAAITASCQRAGITVVDAASETIGPASLGADVDALVTASGNGFAATGAADPIRDSYAFHRSDPSNIGKYSNARVSALIDQLAVTVRPAGQLPLLREIELLLWQDMPALPLFVEPRTRLSGDNVDNVVPGNARVGTGWNIDRWMLSDT
- a CDS encoding adenine phosphoribosyltransferase, which produces MDSPTQAGREAHTAREASSAIERLTRKVADFPSPGVQFKDLSPVLADPAGLRAVIAALADCDAGRIDLVAGIDARGFLLGSGVALELGTGVLAVRKAGKLPPPVLMQEYTLEYGSACLEIPADGLDLTGMRVLIVDDVLATGGTVIAAIKLLRQAGAIPVAVAVVMELGALGGRAAIGEAVGDIGLSALAPG